A stretch of the Macaca thibetana thibetana isolate TM-01 chromosome X, ASM2454274v1, whole genome shotgun sequence genome encodes the following:
- the OTUD6A gene encoding OTU domain-containing protein 6A, whose translation MDDPKSEQQRILRRHQREKKELQAQIQSLKNSVPKTDKKKRKQLLQDVARMEAEMAQKHRQELEKFQDDSSVESVVEDLAKMDLENRPPRPSKAQRKRERMESQERERQESIFQAEMSEHLAGFRREEEEKLADILGARGLEMKEIPADGHCMYRAIQDQLVFSVSVEMLRCRTASYMQKHVDEFLPFFSNPETGDPFGYDDFMIYCDNIVRTAAWGGQLELRALSHVLKTPIEVIQANSPTLVIGEEYVKKPIILVYLHYAYSLGEHYNSVRPLEAGAAGGALPRLR comes from the coding sequence ATGGATGATCCGAAGAGTGAACAGCAGCGCATACTGCGCCGCCACCAACGCGAGAAGAAGGAGCTGCAGGCCCAGATCCAGAGCTTAAAAAACTCGGTCCCCAAGACcgataagaagaaaagaaagcagttgCTCCAAGACGTGGCCCGCATGGAGGCCGAGATGGCGCAGAAGCACCGGCAGGAGCTGGAGAAGTTCCAGGACGACAGTAGCGTTGAATCTGTCGTCGAAGACCTGGCCAAGATGGATCTGGAAAACCGGCCTCCCCGCCCCTCCAAAGCCCAGAGAAAGCGAGAAAGAATGGAGTCCCAGGAGAGGGAGCGCCAGGAGAGCATCTTCCAGGCCGAGATGTCCGAGCACCTGGCCGGCTTCAGGCgcgaggaggaggagaagctCGCCGACATCCTGGGAGCCAGAGGTCTGGAGATGAAGGAGATCCCGGCCGACGGCCACTGCATGTACCGCGCCATCCAAGACCAGCTGGTGTTCAGCGTGTCGGTGGAGATGCTGCGCTGCCGCACCGCCAGCTACATGCAGAAGCACGTCGACGAGTTCCTGCCCTTCTTCAGCAACCCGGAGACCGGCGACCCCTTCGGCTACGACGACTTCATGATCTACTGCGACAACATCGTGCGCACCGCGGCATGGGGAGGCCAGCTGGAGCTGAGGGCCCTGTCGCACGTCCTGAAGACCCCCATCGAGGTGATCCAGGCCAACTCGCCCACCTTGGTCATCGGGGAGGAGTACGTCAAGAAGCCGATCATCCTGGTCTACCTGCACTACGCCTACAGCCTCGGCGAGCACTACAACTCCGTGAGACCGCTCGAGGCCGGCGCCGCCGGGGGCGCGCTCCCGCGTCTCCGGTAG